In Campylobacter massiliensis, the DNA window GCCGCTACTGCTCTTTGGAGTATAAATTTTTAGCTCGGCGCTATCTTTAAAAAGCCCCACGCGCTCTAGGCTCTGAAACGAGCCCTCGATACCTTTTGTCCACATCTGCGCTTCGCTCGCGGCAAACTCATCTACGCTCATGCCTTTATTTTGCGCTTCATTTTCATCGACGTAGGGCACAAAATCCTGCGCGCTCATCTGCGGGAACGCTAAGGCGAGGTTGGTCATATCGCCTTTTGGGTCGATTATAAAGGTCGGGATATTATCGATGCAGGCTTCTTCTAGGATACTGATGCCAAGGCCTGTTTTGCCGCTACCGGTCATTCCGATGATGGCTGCATGCGTCGTGAGATCTTTGTTTTTATAAAAAAACGGCTCTTTGTTTTTGAGTCCGACGTAAAACAGCTTTAAATTTTCTTGGATGGTTTTCATGTGCTTCCTTGTAAATTTTGGGCTATTTTACTGATTTTTGATTAAATTTCGGGTGAAGCCGGGAGGGTAAATTTGAAATCGAGGCGGGTAAAATTTAAAAAAGGCAAGCGCGAGGCTCGCCTTTTAATTTTGGGTTAAATTTATTGGTAGGTTTTTAGCTGCTCTTTGAGCTCTTCGAGAGTTTCTTTTACGCGCTTGTCGGTAAATTTTACGATATTTTGATGCGCGCTTTGTTTGTTCATCACTTGGCAGCAGTATCTCATAGCGCCTTTATATTTTAGCGCCGTAACAAGCTTTAGATCGATATCGACGTCCACTTTTTCGCAAGATCCGTTTTCGCAGTCGGAAAGTCCAAGCTCAAATTTAGCGTTTACCTGCTCGCCGTCCCTAAACTCTCCGTCATCGGCGCTAACGACGCCGAGTCCACCCTCGGAGATATCGTATAAATTCCCCTGCACTGCGCTGCCGTTTTGAGCAAGAGAGACCTTGGTGTAGCGGTTTGGATAGACGCGCTGATATTTTCGCAAATTTGCATGCAGGTTGTGCATGTAGATAAAATCTCTAAGCGTCACGGTCAAATTTGACAAATCAAATCCCGCGATATCGGCTCTTAAATTTTCGATAAAATACTCATCGCACACGATGTAGGCGTTTTTTTCCTCTTTCATGGCCAAAATCTGCTCTAGCGTTACCTTGCAAACCACGGTCTCA includes these proteins:
- a CDS encoding PilZ domain-containing protein, coding for MINTDNSGSMILEGAISVFSRALKDNHQIHFLNLYNGVKVECQGSVIAVEDETVVCKVTLEQILAMKEEKNAYIVCDEYFIENLRADIAGFDLSNLTVTLRDFIYMHNLHANLRKYQRVYPNRYTKVSLAQNGSAVQGNLYDISEGGLGVVSADDGEFRDGEQVNAKFELGLSDCENGSCEKVDVDIDLKLVTALKYKGAMRYCCQVMNKQSAHQNIVKFTDKRVKETLEELKEQLKTYQ